A window of Microcystis aeruginosa FD4 contains these coding sequences:
- a CDS encoding nitrogen fixation protein: MKSLPHQTPTLCPSARENSPDSVIFGIAAGTVEEPRVAYLPEIQPVTPEILALAQPVTPTEVFRFAASCAEKECVHFDGKDCRLARRVAQGLAEVTDILPPCRIRQNCRWWLQEGKAACLRCPQVVTDNYNPSEIYAKVAGSISPL; the protein is encoded by the coding sequence ATGAAATCTCTTCCGCACCAGACACCTACCCTTTGCCCTAGCGCGCGAGAAAATTCGCCGGATAGCGTAATTTTCGGGATCGCGGCGGGAACCGTCGAGGAACCCCGCGTCGCCTATCTCCCGGAAATCCAACCCGTCACCCCAGAAATTCTCGCACTCGCTCAACCCGTCACCCCCACCGAAGTCTTCCGCTTCGCCGCGTCCTGCGCGGAAAAAGAATGCGTTCATTTCGATGGGAAAGATTGTCGCCTCGCGCGCCGGGTGGCACAGGGACTCGCAGAAGTAACCGATATCCTTCCCCCCTGTCGAATCCGGCAAAACTGTCGCTGGTGGTTACAGGAAGGAAAAGCGGCTTGTCTGCGCTGTCCGCAGGTTGTCACTGACAACTATAATCCCTCCGAAATTTACGCGAAGGTTGCCGGGAGCATCTCACCTTTGTAA
- a CDS encoding Nif11-like leader peptide family natural product precursor, which produces MSVEQTKAFYQRIATDKDFRSRFQNLENCEEFYNLVKKSDYDFTEREFETYTCQLLEAECLKDKVQDLNERELASILGGFLAKASIRPKYGSVSLS; this is translated from the coding sequence ATGTCCGTTGAACAAACTAAAGCTTTTTATCAAAGAATTGCAACCGATAAAGATTTTCGTTCTCGGTTTCAAAATCTTGAAAATTGCGAAGAATTTTATAATCTGGTCAAAAAATCAGATTATGACTTTACAGAGCGGGAATTTGAAACTTACACTTGTCAACTTTTAGAAGCAGAATGCTTAAAAGATAAAGTTCAAGATTTAAACGAGCGTGAACTGGCTTCGATTCTAGGAGGGTTTTTAGCGAAAGCATCTATAAGACCCAAATATGGCTCCGTGTCTTTGTCCTGA
- a CDS encoding DUF1496 domain-containing protein, with amino-acid sequence MTNILILDESLVDLSEDEQKAVRGGAASCTYASKTYSQGSAVKQDDGNIYRCQADGTWGRVDPARV; translated from the coding sequence ATGACCAACATTTTAATTTTAGACGAGTCTTTAGTCGATCTGTCTGAAGATGAACAAAAAGCTGTAAGAGGTGGAGCCGCATCATGCACCTATGCGAGTAAGACCTATTCCCAAGGTTCCGCAGTCAAACAGGACGATGGTAACATTTACAGATGTCAAGCAGATGGGACTTGGGGAAGAGTAGATCCGGCCAGAGTTTAG